In Micromonospora cremea, the genomic window TGCCGGTGGGCCGGATCGGTCTGTTCGGCTTCTGGTGGTGGCTGGGCTGGCACTTCCTGGCCCGCTGAGCCGGCTCCCGGGCTGTCCAGATGGCGGGAACCGTGAGCAGTATGTGGACCTGAACGATAGCTTGGGAGACGGCCGGCACCGCGTTGCGGTGCAGGTCGCGGGTGGTGGTGCCACACCTCGTGCCGCCTCCCTCCAGGGTCGGACCGACCCGGGCTCATGCCGCCCAGCCGGCTGCTCCGGTAACCCCGGACCGCCGTGGGGCGCTCAGCACGACCGCCCGTGAGGGCCGCCGCGTGCCGGTGGCTCGCACCCTGGAAGGAGCGCCACCATGCCGAACAAGCCCAAGCCGGAGACCACCGACGACGCCCGCGAGCAGGCCCGCCGCGCGCTGCAGACGTCGATGGACACCCGTCAGTGACCCGACCCGTCCGGCGGTGACGCCGCCGACGGCCTCCGTCCACGGCGTCACCGCCCCACCGGCCTCGTCCCGCCCGCGCCGGGCCACCCACTGATCCCGCACCGCCGCACGGGTAGCCCCGCCGGTCATCGTTGGTAAGTGCTGGCCAACCTTGCGATCCTTACCGAGCTCATGACAGGATCGCCGGCGATGGACACCAGCACGCTTGCCGCGTCCCCCCGCCGGATCGCCGGCCTCGCCCTGCCCGCCCTCGTGGTGCTGGCCGCCGAACCGCTCTACGTGCTGGTCGACACGGCCGTGGTCGGTCACCTCGGCCGGGTGCCGCTGGCCGCGCTCGCCGTGGGCGGCACGGTCATGACGCTCACCGCGTGGCTCGGCACCGTGGTCGCGTACGGCACCACCGGGCGTTCGGCCCGCCGCTTCGGCGCCGGCGACCGGGCGGCGGCGGTGGCCGAGGGGGTCCAGTCATCCTGGCTGGCGTTCGGTGTCGGGCTGCTGGTCGCCGTCGGCATGCAGCTCGGCGGAGGCGCGCTGGCACGTACCCTCGCCGGAGGTGGCGGTGAGGTGGCCGACGCCGCCGCGCAGTGGCTGCGCATCGCGGCGCTCGGCGCCCCCGGCCTGCTGCTCGCCGCCGCCGGCAACGGCTGGCTGCGCGGCGTGCAGGACACCCGCCGCCCGTTGGTCTTCGTGCTCGGCCCCAACCTGCTCTCCGCACTGCTCTGCCCGCTGCTGGTCTACCCCGCCGGGCTCGGCCTGGTGGGTTCCGCCGTGGCCAACGTGATCGCGCAGACGCTCGCCGGGGTGCTCTTCGCCGCGGCGCTGGTCGCCGAGCGGGTGTCGCTGCGCCCCCGGCCCCGGCTGATCCGCCAGCAGTTGGTGCTCAGCCGGGACCTGCTGATCCGGGGCGTGGCGTTCCAGGCCAGCTTCCTCTCCGCGACCGCCGTCGCCGCCCGCTTCGGCGCCGCCGCCGTCGGCGCCCACCAGATCGCGCTCCAGCTCTGGTTCTTCACCGCGCTGGTGCTCGACGCGCTGGCCATCGCCGCGCAGTCCCTGGTGGGCGCCGCGCTCGGGGCCGGCGACGAGGCGGGCGCACGGGCGCTGGCCCGCCGGATCGCACTGTTCGGCGGTATCTGCGGCGTCGGCTTCGCGCTGCTCATCGCCGCCGGCGCCGGCGTCGTTCCGTCGTGGTTCAGCTCCGACCCGGGGGTACGCGAGCAGGCCATGGTGGCCTGGCCCTGGTTCGTGGCCATGCAGCCGCTGGCCGGGGTGGTGTTCGCACTCGACGGCGTGCTCATCGGCGCCGGCGACGTGCGTTACCTGCGCAATCTCACCATCGTGGCGGCGCTCGGCGGCTTCCTGCCGGCCATCTGGCTGGCGTACGGGCTGGACCTGGGGCTGGGGGGCATCTGGGCCGGTCTCACCCTGTTCGTGGTGATCCGGCTGGTCGCCCTGCTGCTGCGAATGCGCACCGGCGCCTGGGCCGTCGTCGGCGCCGTTCGCTGAGGCGGGGCCTGCCCACACACTCCGGCGTCCGGGGCGTCTGGCAGGCTTGGCCGACGTGAGCACCGATGGTCTGATCGTGGTCGACAAATCCGGCGGCATGACGTCGCACGACGTGGTGGCGCGGATCCGCCGGCTGGCGAAGACGCGGCGGGTCGGACACGGCGGCACGCTCGACCCGATGGCCACAGGCGTGCTGGTGATCGGTGTGGGCCGGGCCACCCGGCTGCTGACGTACGTGATCGGCGCGGGCAAGAGCTACACCGGCACCATCCGGCTCGGCCAGGCCACCGTCACCGACGACGCCGAGGGCGACGTGATCGCCACCACCCCGGCCGGTCAGGTCACGGACGACGCGATCCGGGGCGCGCTGACCGCGTTGACCGGGGAGATCGACCAGGTGCCGAGTGCGGTCAGCGCCATCAAGATCGACGGGCAGCGGGCGTACAAGCGGGTGCGCGACGGGGAGAGCGTCGAGCTGCCGGCGCGGCGGGTCACCATCTCCCGCCTTGAGGTGCTGGCGATCCGCCGCACCGAGCCGGACGTGGTGGACGTGGACATCGACGTCACCTGCTCCTCCGGGACGTACATCCGGGCCATCGCCCGGGACGCGGGCCTGGCGCTCGGCGTCGGTGGGCATCTGACCGCGTTGCGCCGGACCGCGGTGGGCGGCTTCACCCTCGCCGAGGCGGCCACCCTCGACGAGCTGGAGCAGCGCGCGCCGGACGTGGTCAACCTGCCGCTCGACGCGGCGGCCGACCGGTTCTTTACACGCCGGGAGGCCACGCCCGACGAGGCGCGGGTGCTCGCCCACGGCGGGCCGCTGGACCCGGCCGGCCTCGCCGGGCCGTACGCCGTCTTCGGGCCGTCCGGCGGGCTGATCGCTATCGTCAGCGAGCGGGACGGGCGGGCCCGGGCGGAGATCGTGCTCGCCCCGGCGTGACGGCGGGCGCTGGTGCGCCGGCCCGCGCCCGGCGGCGCGGATCCGCCGGCGAGCGTTGACAAGGGGCCCTTCCTACGCACGAGGCGTTGAGAAGGGGCCCTTCCTTACGGAGAGGAGCGGCATGCAGCGGTGGCGTGGGTACGACGCGGCGCCCGGCGGGTGGGGGCGTTCGGTCGTCACCATCGGCGTCTTCGACGGCGTGCACAAGGGGCACCAGGCGACCATCGGGCACGCCGTGACCCGGGCCCGGGAGCTGGGCGTGCAGTCGGTCGTGGTCACCTTCGACCCGCACCCGGCCGAGGTGGTCCGCCCCGGCTCGCATCCGGCGGTGCTCACCGAGCCGGCCCGCAAGGCTGAGCTGATCGAGGCGCTCGGCGTGGACGTGCTCTGCGTGGTGCCGTTCACCCCGGAGTTCTCCCGGTTGCCCGCCGAGCAGTTCGTGCACGACGTCCTGGTCGAGCATCTGCACGCGGCCCTGGTGGTGGTCGGCAGCAACTTCCGCTTCGGGCACCGGGCGGCCGGCGACGTGGCGCTGCTGGAGACGCTGGGCCGCACCTTCGGCTTCGGCGTGGAGGGCGGCCCACTGGTCGCCGAGGACGGCACCGTCTTCTCCTCCACGTACATCCGCTCCTGCGTTGACGCGGGCGACGTGGGCGCGGCGGCGGCCGCTCTGGGTCGCCCGCACCGGCTGGAGGGCGTGGTGGTCCGTGGTGACCAGCGTGGGCGGGAGCTGGGCTTCCCCACCGCCAACCTGCTCTGCCACCGGTACGCGGCGGTGCCCGCCGACGGGGTGTACGCGGCCCGGCTGATCCGCCGCGGGCAGCGCGAGCCGCTGATGGCGGCGGTGTCGGTGGGCACCAACCCGACCTTCTCCGGCCGGGAGCGGCGGGTGGAGGCGTACGCGCTGGACTTCGACGGCGACCTCTACGGCGAGCGCCTGGCCCTGGACTTCGTGGCGCACCTGCGGGGGCAGATCCGGTACGACTCGATCGAGCCGTTGATCGCCCAGATGAAACAGGACGTCGAGCGCACGCGGCGCGCTTTGGGCTGATCGTCCCGGGCCAGGCAGCCCTCGCCGAGGCCCTTGACCGGGTGCTAGGGGCGAGTGCTGGTAGTCTGGCGGAAACGTCGGGTGACCGGCGTGGGGCCTCGCGTGCCTGCTCGACGCCGCGGGTGCGAGGTACCGGTCCGTTCCCGGTCCATCGGGACGACGGACACCTACTTGATCAACCCACTGAAACAGGGAGAACATGGCGCTCGACCAGGAAGCCAAGGCCACGATCCGCGCGGAGTACGCGACCGCCGAGGGCGACACCGGTTCGCCGGAGGTCCAGGTCGCGGTCCTCACCAAGCGGATCGCTGAGCTGACCGAGCACCTGAAGGTGCACAAGCACGACCACCACAGCCGCCGTGGGCTGCTGCTGCTGGTCGGCCGGCGCCGTCGGCTGCTCAACTACGTCCAGAAGAAGGACATTGCCCGCTACCGGTCGCTCATCGAGCGGCTCGGCCTGCGCCGGTGACGTGACGGGGGAGTGGCCGACCGGCCGCTCCCCCGATCGGCGTCCCACCTGAAGAACACGGGCCGCGCGACCACCCGACAGGGAGCCGGTCAGCGTACCGGTCTCCGGTAGTGGCCCCCGGGAATCCCGGCATCATGCCGGCCACCCGGGCGCTTCGATCGAAGACCGGCCGGCTGAGCAGTTCCCCGTGTCGT contains:
- a CDS encoding bifunctional riboflavin kinase/FAD synthetase; this encodes MQRWRGYDAAPGGWGRSVVTIGVFDGVHKGHQATIGHAVTRARELGVQSVVVTFDPHPAEVVRPGSHPAVLTEPARKAELIEALGVDVLCVVPFTPEFSRLPAEQFVHDVLVEHLHAALVVVGSNFRFGHRAAGDVALLETLGRTFGFGVEGGPLVAEDGTVFSSTYIRSCVDAGDVGAAAAALGRPHRLEGVVVRGDQRGRELGFPTANLLCHRYAAVPADGVYAARLIRRGQREPLMAAVSVGTNPTFSGRERRVEAYALDFDGDLYGERLALDFVAHLRGQIRYDSIEPLIAQMKQDVERTRRALG
- the truB gene encoding tRNA pseudouridine(55) synthase TruB, with the translated sequence MSTDGLIVVDKSGGMTSHDVVARIRRLAKTRRVGHGGTLDPMATGVLVIGVGRATRLLTYVIGAGKSYTGTIRLGQATVTDDAEGDVIATTPAGQVTDDAIRGALTALTGEIDQVPSAVSAIKIDGQRAYKRVRDGESVELPARRVTISRLEVLAIRRTEPDVVDVDIDVTCSSGTYIRAIARDAGLALGVGGHLTALRRTAVGGFTLAEAATLDELEQRAPDVVNLPLDAAADRFFTRREATPDEARVLAHGGPLDPAGLAGPYAVFGPSGGLIAIVSERDGRARAEIVLAPA
- the rpsO gene encoding 30S ribosomal protein S15, whose product is MALDQEAKATIRAEYATAEGDTGSPEVQVAVLTKRIAELTEHLKVHKHDHHSRRGLLLLVGRRRRLLNYVQKKDIARYRSLIERLGLRR
- a CDS encoding MATE family efflux transporter; protein product: MTGSPAMDTSTLAASPRRIAGLALPALVVLAAEPLYVLVDTAVVGHLGRVPLAALAVGGTVMTLTAWLGTVVAYGTTGRSARRFGAGDRAAAVAEGVQSSWLAFGVGLLVAVGMQLGGGALARTLAGGGGEVADAAAQWLRIAALGAPGLLLAAAGNGWLRGVQDTRRPLVFVLGPNLLSALLCPLLVYPAGLGLVGSAVANVIAQTLAGVLFAAALVAERVSLRPRPRLIRQQLVLSRDLLIRGVAFQASFLSATAVAARFGAAAVGAHQIALQLWFFTALVLDALAIAAQSLVGAALGAGDEAGARALARRIALFGGICGVGFALLIAAGAGVVPSWFSSDPGVREQAMVAWPWFVAMQPLAGVVFALDGVLIGAGDVRYLRNLTIVAALGGFLPAIWLAYGLDLGLGGIWAGLTLFVVIRLVALLLRMRTGAWAVVGAVR